In a genomic window of Longimicrobiales bacterium:
- a CDS encoding amylo-alpha-1,6-glucosidase codes for MSSTVERMHRCQIRRPLTLEPGSGPEPLLEREWLVTNGLGGYASTTIAGALTRRYHGLLVAALPAPLGRSVMLNHLWEELELEDRTVIPFGATESASATEVPASDYLVAFRLEAGLPIWDFDIQGYRIERRVLMPHGQNTTCIVYRLLEGPGNATLRLHPFAHFRGHEDPVSAPLLEPHTILADGDHRFRLIGGGPHPPLRLLCRDALLVQEERRVNELLYRVEANRGFRDHGELWTPGYFRAPIEPGGEVMLIASTEPYESVQDLRADDVIEAELQRRDRLIQLAQVPPDDAIAGHLVLAADQFIVRPATRAGELARAHAAGDEARTIIAGYHWFTDWGRDTMISLEGLTLSTGRRREAGYILRTFASHVRDGLIPNMFPDHATEGLYHTADATMWFFHAIDRYVQASRDRDTLERLLPVLRDIVQHHMRGTRFGIGVDPVDGLLRQGEAGYQLTWMDAKVDDWVVTPRRGKAVEINALWYNAQRLLEGWEREAGNTDAADRLGAAAERTRTSFNERFWFDEGGYLYDVVDGENGDDAALRPNQVFSISLPHAVLDESRWTQVLDVVSRELLTPVGLRSLAPGSPGYASRYWGDLRARDAAYHQGTVWGWLIGPYISAWRRVHPERAYETRALLRGLIQHLDDFGVGSIAEIFDAEEPYTGRGCVAQAWSVAEVLRCWRLGAEDDLAGGRSGAYPPA; via the coding sequence GCTCGGTGATGTTGAACCACCTGTGGGAAGAGCTGGAGCTCGAGGATCGAACGGTGATCCCGTTCGGCGCTACGGAATCGGCGAGTGCAACCGAGGTTCCGGCGTCCGACTACCTGGTCGCCTTCCGTCTCGAGGCGGGGCTGCCGATCTGGGATTTCGACATCCAGGGCTACCGCATCGAACGACGCGTGCTGATGCCCCACGGGCAGAACACGACCTGCATCGTGTACCGGCTGCTCGAGGGGCCGGGGAACGCCACACTGCGGCTGCATCCCTTTGCGCATTTCCGCGGACACGAGGATCCGGTGAGCGCCCCGCTGCTCGAGCCGCACACGATCCTGGCGGACGGTGATCACCGGTTCCGCCTGATCGGCGGCGGTCCGCATCCGCCGCTCCGACTCCTCTGCCGCGATGCACTGCTCGTGCAGGAGGAGCGACGCGTCAACGAGCTGCTCTACCGGGTGGAGGCGAACCGCGGCTTTCGTGACCATGGCGAGCTGTGGACACCCGGCTACTTCCGGGCGCCGATCGAGCCGGGCGGCGAGGTCATGCTGATCGCCTCGACGGAGCCGTACGAATCGGTACAGGACCTCCGGGCAGACGACGTGATCGAGGCCGAGCTGCAGCGGCGCGACCGGCTGATCCAGCTCGCGCAGGTTCCGCCCGACGACGCGATCGCCGGTCACCTCGTGCTTGCGGCGGACCAGTTCATCGTCAGGCCCGCGACGCGCGCCGGTGAGCTGGCGCGTGCGCACGCGGCGGGCGACGAGGCGCGCACGATCATCGCCGGCTACCACTGGTTCACGGACTGGGGCCGCGACACGATGATCTCGCTGGAAGGACTGACACTCTCGACGGGACGCCGGCGCGAGGCCGGTTACATCCTGCGCACGTTCGCGAGCCATGTCCGGGACGGGCTGATTCCCAACATGTTCCCGGACCACGCGACGGAAGGACTCTACCACACCGCCGATGCGACGATGTGGTTCTTCCACGCGATCGATCGCTACGTTCAGGCGAGCCGTGACCGCGACACGCTCGAGCGCCTGCTCCCGGTGCTGCGCGACATCGTGCAGCACCACATGCGCGGCACGCGCTTCGGCATAGGCGTGGACCCGGTGGACGGGCTGCTGCGGCAGGGCGAAGCGGGTTACCAGCTCACCTGGATGGACGCCAAGGTAGACGACTGGGTGGTGACGCCCAGGCGTGGCAAGGCGGTGGAGATCAATGCGCTGTGGTACAACGCCCAGCGGCTGCTGGAGGGGTGGGAGCGAGAAGCGGGCAACACCGACGCAGCGGATCGACTCGGCGCCGCGGCCGAGCGCACGCGCACATCGTTCAACGAACGGTTCTGGTTCGACGAGGGCGGCTACCTGTACGACGTCGTGGACGGCGAGAACGGCGACGACGCGGCGCTGCGGCCGAACCAGGTGTTCTCGATTTCCCTGCCGCATGCCGTGCTCGACGAGTCGCGCTGGACGCAGGTGCTCGACGTCGTATCACGCGAGCTGCTGACGCCCGTGGGGCTGCGCTCGCTCGCGCCGGGCTCACCGGGCTACGCCTCCCGCTACTGGGGCGACCTGCGCGCGCGCGATGCCGCGTACCACCAGGGAACCGTGTGGGGCTGGCTGATCGGCCCCTACATCAGTGCGTGGCGCCGCGTGCACCCCGAGCGCGCGTACGAAACGCGCGCGCTGCTCCGGGGATTGATCCAGCACCTGGATGACTTCGGTGTCGGCAGCATCGCGGAGATCTTCGACGCCGAGGAGCCGTACACGGGACGAGGTTGCGTGGCGCAGGCATGGAGCGTCGCGGAGGTGCTGCGCTGCTGGCGCCTGGGTGCGGAAGACGACCTTGCCGGAGGCAGGAGCGGCGCCTACCCTCCCGCATGA
- a CDS encoding M28 family peptidase, which translates to MARLGTATLLLALALPAPLSAQATSATVPPARDPRIRAIAEAPQADRIERDIRTLVGFGTRSTLSDTLSDTRGIGAARRWIKAEFDRISAACGGCLEVGYQRMLVKGDPESRIKEDTWVVSVVAIQRGATMPDRYVIMSGDIDSRVSDVMDATSENPGANDNASGMAGVLEAARVLSQYDFDKSIVYAGLSGEEQGLFGGQHMADVAVQEGWIIEAVLNNDMIGNIQGVNGVIDNTSFRVFSEPTPVTETERARQRRRFTGGEVDGPSRQLARYVDRITGMYFTNLDAMMIYRLDRFGRGGHHRPFNDRGFPGVRIMETNENYNRQHQDLRTENGVEYGDVIEWVDFDYAAKLTGVNAAVLAALAWAPAPPQNVRISGAVRPSTTLEWEASPGPNVAGYKVYWRLTTEPQWTDWVWVGNVNEHTLENVVIDNYLFGVAAVAPNGNESVVVFPGS; encoded by the coding sequence TGCTGGCACTCGCACTGCCCGCACCCCTTTCCGCGCAGGCGACGTCCGCCACCGTACCACCCGCCCGCGATCCACGCATCCGCGCCATCGCCGAAGCACCGCAGGCGGACCGGATCGAGCGTGACATCCGGACGCTCGTCGGGTTCGGCACCCGCAGCACGCTCTCGGACACGCTCTCCGATACACGCGGCATCGGCGCGGCCCGCCGCTGGATCAAGGCGGAGTTCGACCGCATCTCCGCCGCGTGCGGCGGCTGCCTCGAGGTCGGCTACCAGCGCATGCTCGTAAAGGGGGACCCGGAGAGCCGGATCAAGGAGGACACCTGGGTCGTCAGCGTGGTCGCCATCCAGCGCGGCGCGACCATGCCGGACCGCTACGTCATCATGAGCGGCGACATCGATTCGCGCGTCTCCGACGTGATGGACGCGACCTCGGAGAACCCCGGCGCGAACGACAACGCCAGCGGGATGGCCGGCGTGCTCGAGGCCGCACGCGTCCTCTCGCAGTACGACTTCGACAAGTCCATCGTCTATGCCGGGCTCTCGGGTGAAGAGCAGGGTCTGTTCGGCGGGCAGCACATGGCCGACGTCGCCGTGCAGGAGGGCTGGATCATCGAGGCCGTCCTCAACAACGACATGATCGGCAACATCCAGGGCGTCAATGGCGTCATCGACAACACCAGCTTCCGCGTCTTCTCCGAGCCGACGCCGGTCACGGAGACGGAGCGCGCGCGCCAGCGCCGCCGCTTCACCGGCGGCGAGGTGGATGGGCCGTCGCGACAGCTCGCACGCTACGTCGATCGCATCACCGGGATGTACTTCACCAACCTCGACGCCATGATGATCTACCGTCTCGACCGGTTCGGTCGCGGCGGCCACCACCGCCCGTTCAACGATCGCGGCTTCCCGGGCGTGCGCATCATGGAGACCAACGAGAACTACAACCGGCAGCACCAGGACCTGCGCACCGAGAACGGCGTGGAGTACGGCGACGTGATCGAGTGGGTCGACTTCGATTATGCCGCGAAGCTGACCGGCGTCAATGCGGCCGTCCTCGCGGCCCTCGCCTGGGCGCCCGCGCCACCGCAGAACGTGCGCATCAGCGGCGCCGTACGGCCGTCGACGACGTTGGAGTGGGAAGCGTCCCCCGGACCCAACGTCGCGGGCTACAAGGTCTACTGGCGCCTGACCACCGAACCGCAGTGGACCGACTGGGTCTGGGTCGGCAACGTCAACGAGCACACGCTCGAGAACGTGGTGATCGACAACTACCTGTTCGGTGTGGCGGCCGTGGCGCCAAACGGCAACGAGAGCGTGGTGGTGTTTCCGGGAAGCTGA
- a CDS encoding cation:proton antiporter, whose product MTAAESTQATEPARATIQRAFTLVVILAFMLLLREGLGLVGSRPAPILATLALGFLLLSSFVAGRILNGVGLPRITGYILLGLVAGPGVLGLVTERDIAQLRLIDDLAISLIALSAGAELRLSELRERMRAILSIMSFEMAAVFVVVAGTVLLLQSVLPFTAGLPVIEVGAIALILGSIAIANSPSVAIAVINDTRSAGPVTTTILSVTVIKDVVVIVLFAIALSVARTLVAEGVGFDTAFFFDIGREIGGSIVAGAIIGWLISVYLRRVGTNIVLFTFAVAFINATLARELHLEILLVSLTAGFFLENISPVEADPFVDGVHRNSLPLYALFFALAGASIHIGELRELWMFALLFVGLRAAAIFGGTVAGARMAGAEPEVQRYAWLGFISQAGVTLGMVVIAGRAFPEWGAELRTLFVSMVAIHELIGPVAMQYGLRRAGEMGQR is encoded by the coding sequence ATGACCGCCGCGGAATCGACGCAGGCGACGGAGCCGGCCCGGGCGACGATCCAGCGTGCCTTCACGCTCGTGGTCATCCTCGCGTTCATGCTGCTGCTGCGCGAGGGGCTCGGCCTGGTGGGCAGCCGGCCCGCGCCGATCCTCGCGACCCTCGCGCTCGGCTTCCTGCTCCTCAGCTCCTTCGTCGCCGGCCGCATCCTCAACGGCGTGGGGCTGCCCCGCATCACCGGCTACATCCTGCTCGGCCTCGTCGCGGGCCCGGGCGTGCTGGGGCTGGTCACCGAGCGCGACATCGCACAGCTCCGCCTGATCGATGACCTCGCGATCAGCCTGATCGCGCTGTCCGCGGGCGCCGAGCTGCGGCTGAGCGAGCTGCGCGAGCGGATGCGCGCGATCCTCTCGATCATGTCCTTCGAGATGGCCGCCGTATTCGTGGTCGTCGCGGGTACGGTCCTGCTGCTGCAGAGCGTGCTGCCGTTCACCGCCGGCCTGCCAGTCATCGAGGTCGGCGCGATCGCCCTGATCCTCGGAAGCATCGCCATCGCGAACTCTCCGTCGGTCGCGATCGCCGTGATCAACGACACGCGCTCGGCCGGTCCCGTCACGACGACGATCCTGAGCGTAACCGTGATCAAGGATGTCGTCGTGATCGTGCTGTTCGCGATCGCACTCTCGGTCGCGCGCACGCTCGTCGCCGAAGGCGTGGGCTTCGACACTGCGTTCTTCTTCGACATCGGCCGCGAGATCGGCGGCTCCATCGTCGCGGGCGCCATCATCGGCTGGCTGATCTCGGTCTACCTGCGCCGCGTCGGCACCAACATCGTGCTGTTCACGTTCGCCGTCGCGTTCATCAATGCGACGCTCGCACGCGAGCTCCACCTCGAGATCCTGCTCGTCTCGCTCACCGCGGGATTCTTCCTGGAGAACATCAGCCCCGTCGAGGCCGATCCCTTCGTCGACGGCGTGCACCGCAACTCGCTGCCGCTCTACGCCCTCTTCTTCGCCCTCGCCGGCGCCAGCATCCACATCGGCGAGCTGCGCGAACTGTGGATGTTCGCGCTGCTGTTCGTCGGGCTGCGCGCTGCGGCGATCTTCGGGGGAACGGTTGCGGGCGCCCGCATGGCCGGCGCCGAGCCGGAAGTGCAGCGCTATGCCTGGCTCGGCTTCATCTCGCAGGCCGGCGTCACACTCGGCATGGTCGTGATCGCGGGACGGGCCTTCCCGGAATGGGGCGCGGAGCTGCGCACGCTGTTCGTGTCGATGGTCGCGATCCACGAGCTGATCGGGCCGGTCGCCATGCAGTACGGGTTGCGGCGGGCTGGGGAGATGGGTCAGCGGTAG